The Hyphomicrobiales bacterium genome includes a region encoding these proteins:
- a CDS encoding aldehyde dehydrogenase family protein, translating into MSKNVKIISPIDGSVYAERPVAADAEVDAAVSAARAAQAEWKNVPIAERSRYVLAVLDALIAMNDDIVTELAWQMGRPVRYGGEKGGVEERVRAMVEIAEDALKPYVPPEKPGFRRYVAREPLGLVLVIAPWNYPYLTAVNSIAPGLIAGNAVILKHASQTLLVGERFAKAFEKASLPKGLFRNLVLSHEQTERLIGSGKIDHVNFTGSVSGGKTVERSAAGTFASLGLELGGKDPAYVLADAKLDHAIAGLVDGTFYNSGQCCCGVERIYVDERVFDNFVDGFVDLTNKYVVGNPLDAATTLGPMARGSFADTVRAHTAEAVRKGATPLVNMKIANDKEGSPYLAPEVLTGVNHQMLVMREESFGPVVGIMKVRGDEEAIALMNDSPYGLTASVWTADMDRAAAIGAEIETGTVYMNRCDYLDPYLVWTGVKDTGRGATLSKYGYEALTQPKSYHLREV; encoded by the coding sequence GTGTCTAAAAACGTGAAAATCATCTCGCCGATCGACGGCTCGGTCTATGCCGAGCGGCCGGTCGCCGCCGACGCCGAAGTCGATGCAGCCGTCAGCGCAGCCCGTGCCGCGCAGGCGGAATGGAAGAACGTCCCGATCGCCGAGCGCAGCCGATACGTGCTCGCCGTCCTCGACGCTCTGATTGCCATGAATGACGACATCGTCACCGAGCTTGCCTGGCAGATGGGCCGGCCGGTGCGCTATGGCGGCGAAAAGGGCGGCGTGGAGGAGCGGGTGCGGGCCATGGTCGAGATCGCCGAGGATGCGCTAAAGCCATATGTCCCGCCGGAAAAGCCCGGCTTCCGCCGTTATGTCGCCCGCGAGCCGCTCGGCCTCGTGCTCGTCATAGCGCCGTGGAACTATCCCTACCTGACGGCGGTGAACTCCATCGCCCCCGGCCTCATCGCCGGCAATGCGGTGATCCTGAAACACGCCAGCCAGACGCTCCTCGTCGGCGAGCGCTTCGCCAAAGCTTTCGAAAAGGCAAGCCTGCCGAAGGGGTTGTTCCGCAATCTTGTGCTTTCGCATGAACAGACCGAAAGACTGATCGGGTCGGGCAAGATCGACCACGTCAATTTCACCGGCTCGGTGTCCGGCGGCAAGACCGTCGAGCGGTCCGCGGCCGGGACATTCGCCTCGCTCGGCTTGGAGCTCGGCGGCAAGGACCCCGCCTACGTCCTGGCCGACGCCAAGCTCGACCATGCGATCGCCGGCCTCGTCGACGGCACTTTTTACAATTCCGGCCAGTGCTGCTGCGGCGTCGAGCGGATCTATGTCGATGAGCGGGTCTTTGACAACTTCGTCGACGGTTTCGTCGACCTGACCAACAAATACGTGGTCGGCAACCCGCTCGACGCAGCAACGACCCTCGGCCCGATGGCACGCGGGTCCTTCGCCGACACGGTTCGCGCCCATACCGCCGAGGCCGTGCGCAAGGGAGCAACGCCGCTCGTCAACATGAAGATTGCAAACGACAAGGAAGGCTCCCCTTATCTGGCCCCGGAAGTGCTGACCGGCGTCAATCATCAGATGCTGGTCATGCGCGAGGAAAGCTTCGGCCCGGTCGTCGGCATCATGAAGGTGCGAGGCGACGAGGAGGCCATCGCCCTGATGAACGACAGCCCCTACGGATTGACGGCTTCGGTCTGGACCGCCGATATGGATCGCGCCGCGGCGATCGGCGCTGAGATCGAGACTGGCACGGTCTACATGAACCGCTGCGACTATCTCGACCCCTATCTCGTCTGGACCGGCGTCAAGGATACCGGCCGCGGCGCCACCCTGTCGAAATACGGCTATGAGGCGCTGACCCAGCCGAAAAGCTACCATCTGCGCGAAGTTTAG
- a CDS encoding TRAP transporter substrate-binding protein codes for MTKTSKMNKREFLKTAGATTVAAAGAATLSAPYVKAQTPIRWRLQTYAGSALAEHVIKPSIDAFNKVANGDMVIELYNADQLVPHGELFRAMQQGTIDAAQSDDDSIAAPVDVSVFGAYFPFATRYSLDVPALWNWYGLNKIWEEAYAEVEGVTWLSTGAWDPCNFSTTKPIRSLADLKGLRVYMFPTGGKFMSRFGVVPVALPYEDVEVAIQTGELDGVSWSGITEVHTVGWAEVTKYYLTNPISGAWAGSYFANTERWNAVPDHLKELFRLCMDSSHYYRQHWYWWGEANYRTKGKLELTTIPESEWKTVEDEAVKFWDEIAAQSPRSAKVVEILKQYNADMAKAGPPYRY; via the coding sequence ATGACAAAGACATCTAAGATGAACAAACGCGAATTTCTCAAGACGGCAGGAGCAACGACGGTCGCCGCAGCCGGCGCCGCGACGTTGAGTGCGCCCTATGTGAAAGCGCAAACTCCCATCAGGTGGCGGCTTCAAACCTATGCCGGCTCCGCGTTGGCGGAGCATGTCATCAAGCCGTCGATTGACGCGTTCAACAAGGTCGCCAATGGAGACATGGTCATCGAGCTGTACAACGCCGATCAGCTGGTGCCCCATGGCGAATTGTTCCGCGCCATGCAGCAGGGCACGATCGATGCCGCCCAGAGTGACGACGACTCCATCGCCGCCCCTGTCGACGTATCGGTGTTCGGCGCCTACTTCCCCTTTGCGACGCGTTACAGCCTCGACGTTCCGGCCCTGTGGAACTGGTATGGGCTGAATAAGATCTGGGAAGAGGCTTACGCCGAAGTGGAAGGCGTCACCTGGCTCAGCACGGGGGCGTGGGATCCCTGCAATTTCTCCACCACCAAGCCGATCCGTTCGCTTGCGGACCTCAAAGGGCTGCGCGTGTACATGTTCCCGACCGGCGGCAAGTTCATGTCCCGGTTCGGCGTCGTCCCGGTGGCCCTTCCCTATGAAGACGTGGAAGTCGCCATTCAAACGGGCGAACTTGACGGGGTCAGCTGGTCCGGCATCACCGAGGTCCACACCGTCGGCTGGGCCGAGGTGACCAAATACTACCTGACCAACCCTATTTCCGGTGCCTGGGCGGGCTCGTATTTCGCCAACACCGAACGATGGAACGCAGTGCCGGACCACCTGAAGGAACTGTTCAGGCTTTGCATGGACAGCTCTCACTACTACCGGCAGCATTGGTATTGGTGGGGCGAGGCCAACTACCGCACGAAGGGTAAGCTTGAGCTGACCACGATTCCCGAATCGGAGTGGAAGACGGTGGAGGACGAAGCCGTCAAGTTCTGGGACGAGATTGCCGCCCAGAGCCCGAGGAGCGCCAAAGTGGTCGAGATCCTCAAGCAATACAATGCGGACATGGCCAAGGCCGGTCCTCCCTACCGCTACTGA
- a CDS encoding glutamine synthetase family protein — MAGILTLDELRKAVTSGEIDTVLVCMVDMQGRLIGKRCQGEYFVDEAHEATHGCDYLLANDIDMEPVPGYAAANWRKGYGDFVIKPDMATLRRIPWLEATALVLCDVLDHHTQRDVPHSPRAILKRQIARLAENDMRAFMASELEFYLFDEDYEAIRQKHYADLATAGHYIEDYHIFQTTKEEDVMRAIRTGLNAAGIPVENSKGEWGPGQEEINVRYDDALTMADHHAILKNGIKEIAHLKGKAVTFMAKWDYRLAGSSSHVHASLWDKAGKKSLFFDPKAEFGMSKLMRQFMAGQIKYAGDITWFLAPYINSYKRFQVATFAPTKAIWSRDNRTAGFRLVGEGSKSVRSECRIGGADLNPYLAFAALLAAGLAGIEEDLELGAPFVGDAYSGRRLRDIPKTLREAMRLMDRSKMLRSAFGDDVIDHYVHTAEWEQFEYDRRVTDWELKRGFERY, encoded by the coding sequence ATGGCAGGTATCTTGACACTCGACGAACTGAGAAAAGCCGTGACGTCGGGCGAGATCGACACCGTACTCGTTTGCATGGTCGACATGCAGGGGCGGCTGATCGGCAAGCGCTGCCAGGGCGAATATTTCGTCGATGAGGCGCACGAGGCAACCCACGGCTGCGACTATCTCCTCGCCAACGATATCGACATGGAGCCGGTGCCGGGCTACGCGGCGGCGAATTGGCGGAAGGGCTATGGCGACTTCGTCATCAAGCCCGACATGGCGACGCTCAGGCGCATTCCCTGGCTCGAAGCCACGGCGCTCGTCCTGTGCGACGTGCTCGACCATCACACGCAGCGGGACGTGCCGCACAGCCCGCGGGCGATCCTGAAGCGGCAGATCGCGCGGCTTGCCGAGAACGACATGAGGGCCTTCATGGCCTCGGAGTTGGAGTTCTATCTTTTCGACGAGGATTACGAGGCGATCCGGCAGAAGCACTACGCAGATCTGGCGACCGCCGGGCACTATATCGAGGACTATCACATCTTCCAGACGACCAAGGAGGAGGATGTGATGCGGGCGATCCGCACCGGGCTCAACGCCGCCGGCATACCGGTCGAGAATTCAAAGGGCGAATGGGGGCCCGGCCAGGAGGAGATCAACGTCCGCTACGACGATGCCCTGACCATGGCCGACCACCACGCGATCCTGAAAAACGGAATCAAGGAGATCGCTCACCTGAAGGGCAAGGCCGTGACCTTCATGGCCAAGTGGGACTACCGTCTCGCCGGCTCCTCCTCCCATGTCCACGCATCGCTCTGGGACAAGGCCGGCAAAAAGTCCCTGTTCTTCGATCCGAAGGCCGAGTTCGGCATGTCGAAGCTGATGCGCCAGTTCATGGCGGGGCAGATCAAATATGCCGGTGACATCACCTGGTTCCTGGCGCCTTATATCAATTCCTACAAGCGCTTCCAGGTCGCCACCTTCGCGCCGACCAAGGCGATCTGGAGCCGCGACAACCGCACCGCCGGTTTCCGGCTCGTCGGTGAGGGCTCCAAATCGGTCCGCAGCGAGTGCCGCATCGGCGGCGCCGACCTCAACCCCTATCTCGCCTTTGCCGCGCTTCTGGCGGCCGGCCTCGCGGGGATCGAGGAAGACTTGGAGCTGGGCGCCCCGTTTGTCGGCGACGCCTATTCCGGCAGGCGCTTGCGCGACATTCCGAAAACGCTTCGTGAGGCGATGAGGCTCATGGACAGGTCGAAAATGCTGCGCTCAGCCTTTGGCGACGACGTGATCGACCACTATGTCCACACCGCTGAATGGGAACAGTTTGAATATGATCGCCGGGTCACCGACTGGGAGCTGAAACGGGGCTTCGAACGGTATTGA
- a CDS encoding iron-containing alcohol dehydrogenase — MTAPTANWSYPTAIRFGAGRIKELAEACAAAGIARPLLVTDKGLANLPITKNALDILDAAGLGRAIFSDVDPNPTDNNLDAGVAAFKAGRHDGVIAFGGGSALDLGKLVAFMAGQTRPVWDFEDIGDWWTRADADAIFPSVAVPTTAGTGSEVGRAGVVTNSRTHVKKIIFHPKIMPSVVICDPELTVGMPKAITVGTGMDAFAHCLEAYSSPFYHPMSQGIALEGMRLVKENLPRVFADGGDIEARAHMMSAAAMGATAFQKGLGAVHALSHPVGALYNTHHGTTNAVVIPPVLRFNRPAIEDRLAAAAAYLGIAGGFDGFYDFVLGLRAKLGVPDKLRDLGVGDDRIDELAAMAIEDPSAGGNPVKLTLDSAKTLLEECI; from the coding sequence ATGACCGCACCGACCGCAAACTGGAGCTATCCGACCGCCATCCGCTTCGGCGCAGGCCGCATCAAGGAGCTTGCCGAAGCGTGCGCGGCGGCGGGGATCGCCCGCCCGCTTCTCGTCACCGACAAGGGGCTCGCCAACCTGCCGATCACGAAAAACGCCCTCGACATCCTCGATGCCGCGGGCCTCGGCCGCGCCATATTCTCGGATGTCGATCCGAACCCGACCGACAACAATCTCGACGCCGGCGTCGCGGCCTTCAAGGCCGGCCGCCATGACGGGGTGATCGCGTTCGGCGGCGGCTCGGCGCTCGATCTCGGCAAGCTGGTGGCGTTCATGGCCGGCCAGACGCGGCCGGTATGGGATTTCGAGGATATCGGCGACTGGTGGACGCGAGCGGATGCCGACGCGATCTTCCCCAGCGTCGCCGTGCCGACCACCGCCGGCACCGGCTCCGAGGTCGGCCGCGCCGGCGTCGTGACGAACTCCCGGACACATGTGAAGAAGATCATCTTTCATCCGAAGATCATGCCCTCGGTGGTCATCTGCGACCCGGAGCTAACGGTCGGCATGCCGAAAGCGATCACCGTCGGCACCGGCATGGACGCCTTCGCCCATTGCCTGGAGGCCTACTCATCGCCCTTCTATCATCCGATGAGCCAGGGGATCGCGCTCGAGGGGATGCGGCTGGTCAAGGAGAACCTGCCCAGGGTCTTTGCCGACGGCGGCGACATCGAAGCCCGCGCCCATATGATGAGCGCCGCGGCCATGGGTGCGACCGCCTTCCAGAAGGGGCTCGGCGCGGTGCATGCGCTCTCCCACCCGGTCGGCGCCCTCTACAACACCCATCACGGCACCACCAACGCCGTGGTGATCCCGCCGGTTCTGCGGTTCAATCGCCCAGCCATCGAAGACCGGCTCGCGGCGGCTGCCGCCTATCTCGGCATCGCCGGCGGCTTCGACGGGTTCTACGATTTCGTGCTCGGTCTGCGCGCCAAGCTCGGCGTGCCGGACAAGCTGCGCGATCTCGGCGTCGGCGATGACCGCATCGACGAATTGGCGGCCATGGCCATCGAGGATCCCAGCGCCGGAGGCAATCCGGTAAAGCTGACTCTCGATTCCGCCAAGACGCTGCTCGAAGAGTGCATCTGA